ggaggcaggctcaatcaaggcattcaagagggcattagatgcttgtttctattcaaataatgtgcaaggatacagggaaaaggcagggcaatggcattaggtcatattgctcatttggagagctggtgcagacatgatgggttgaatggcctgcttctgagcTGTTAAGATTTTGTTCTTCACCCAACTAGCCACATTGTACATTTGAGCCAAGATTGGCACAGGATCAGTGGAGAATTAGCCATGCATTGCTTCAAAGCTGATTCTGATTTTATCCCCAGCTAATTGCTATtcagagagagtggaaactgGGATTCGTCTTCCCTCCCTAACTCAGGAAACTTCAAGCCAAATGTAACGACACTCTTGCTGCCACGGTTGTGATTAGCTATCTCAGTACAGACCAGAAACCAAAGCTAATGTCATTTATCTGTTTGTTTAAGCTTCTCACTGGGGCAGATTTAATAAATCATCAGAGGAATTAACCAGAAATGTTTTGTCATGTTTCATTTAATAATTTAAGTAATATTTTGGTTCCTGTTCAAAATATGTAGTCATTATGGATCAAAATTTGTAACAGTCAAACAGATGCCTTCTATTGTCACTTGTGGGTTTATTTCTGTGCGTGATATAGCCGGAGCAAGCCTCAAGAGAGGCAAACTATTTTTGGCTGAATGCAGTGATTGTGAGAGAATGGAATCTGGTTATACTGCCACTTTTTTAAAACTTCTGGGTTTACATCTGGAAAGGTACTTGAAcagaaaataattttattttcttttccGCAAAGGGAACTCACTCTGTTTTGGAGCAAGTTGCAGCGGAGAATGGATCCCTCTTTGGATTCCTTCCTAGAGCGCTGTCGGCAGCTTGGTATTATTGCAAGAACAGTGTACCACATATTCTTCCTAATAAAAGTTATCCAATCTGAAGTAAGTAACCAGTTGATCTCATGGAATTGAAAAAATATTTGAAAACTGTTGGGTTTAGTAGTGCTTTTTCATATAGTAGTGCTTGTACTTCTGCACTGAAAGTTGTCATTCTAGTCCTTTTTGAGTTACTTCAAAGGCTCTTAATTGTTTGTTTCAGTTGTAATTTTCACATATTTCTGTAGCCAATGTTGATCTTTTTTGACTTTGAAATTGGAGATTAATTTGTGTTAACCTTCCCTGACCCAAAACCTTTCAAATATTGTTTACTACAATGCCATCTTAAATTTGATGTTGGAACACACTAGGCCTTTCTAGTGGTCAGCTGTCTTTATAAAATCAAGAGACATGTACTCTTAGCTGTACCATATCCTGAGACTTAATTAAAGCTAGATGGGCTTGAGATGGCTGAAGAAGTTGCAAGTTTTTCCATGGTCAACTTTTGAGTGACACTAGGAAAGGATTTTTCTAGTCAGTAGATGAATTTTATCCCAATTCAAAGTACACCTGTGCTTTGTGAGTAAATTCCAGCAACTGTCTCTGTCAATACTATTTTGTTTGAGGAAATACTTTCCTTAAGTGTTCCCATTTCATAAGTCCTCTTCAGTTTCACCCTGTTGCTTACACATGCACCAGTCTTGCTCCAGTTCCTACCAATGCCCCCGCCCCTCGACCAAAAATAAAATCATAAAGTACCCCACAAAATGCCTTAAATGTACACGCTCTGGCTCTCATCCTTTGGAGAGTTGCACTCCAAGTTGACTGGGTGATTTCAAGATCATCATATTGGTACATCAATACTGTTTAAGAGTCCCTCAGACTCAGATTTCAAGGGCCGTACATAAGAAAGTTATATTCAAGAAACTGTAGCCTGTAGGACATCGCAAGCATCTGTTATGGAGGAGGccaacagattatctgctcttaATACTGTTCTGTAATgattgctagaaaaactcagtggCTGGTTGTTTATTCTCTACCTCCAAATGAAGCACTGTTTCTCATGTAATGACTGCCGTAATAAGAGACTAATATGGGTAATTTGCATATTCTGACTTGAAGCACAATATTGTCTTTTAAGTGCATTTTAGTTGATGTTACCAAGAAACCCTAAAATGGTACACATTTCttaagaaaggaaagaaagaaactaTTTTTTCTGTTTGTTTTTACAGGCAGAAGGAGCTGGTCTCCCCATTTCTATTGAACTGTGTGTAGGAGCCCTTCGTATTCAGTCTAATGAAAATGCAGAGATGAAGATTTCCATTTGTAAAACCATTGCATGCTTGATGCCAGATGACCTTGAAGTCAGACGTGCTTGTCAACTCACTCAGTTCCTGCTGGAACCCACAGTGGATGCTTACCGTGAAGTGGAAAAGCTGTATAAGCAGCCTGATCAAAAATATGATGAGGAAAATGGCCCCATCCCCAATTCGTTACACTGTGAACTTTTGTTGGTTTTAAAATCCCACTGGCCTTTTGATCCAGAGTTTTGGGATTGGAAAACTCTAAAACGTCATTGTCGGGGGCATCTGGGAGACCAGGCTGGTGCTATTTCAGAAGATGAACTCAGTGAAGATGAATTGGATGGTAATGAACTCTTTGATCAGATGAGCAAAATCCCAGAGACAATGAATGACggaagagagaaagatggagaaagtcttaaaaagaaagaaaaggtgATGTCTGAAAGATATTATAGATGGCTTCAAAATATGTTCTTCTGTGTGCTGTGCAAGAAAGATTACGTTGTGGCTAGAATTGTACATCATGCAAAGACTCACATTAGAGATGGAATATTTTCCTGCCCTGTTTGTGCAAAGAAGTTTAAGAAAAAGGAGCAGTTTACCCCACACGTAAAGGAACACATAAAGAAAccgaagagagagaaaaaacagaaaaaaaaaccaGAATCGGCTGAAAAGTCTATGCTCCCTGCATTAAATGTGAGTCCACCTCCTAAGCAACAACTTCCTGTCGACGAAGTGAAAGGATTGGTTAAAAAAGAGGTTGAGGAAAATGACTATATAATCTTCAGCGGAACTGACTCAGTGGAGGAAGGACAAGGTGATATGTCCAAACCTGAAGTGGATGAAACTGCTGTATCACAGTGGACAGAAAGTTATCCGTGCCCAGGAACAGATTGCTTGAGGTCATTTAAATACTATAAAAATCTCACGGCACATTTGAAAAATGATCACTTGGACAATGATGAAAATGTAAAGCACTTCCTTGAAATGAATAACAGGAAGGCACTGTGTAAATACTGCCGGCGCCATTTTGTCAGTGACTACCATCTTAAAGCCCATTTAAAGGTACACTCGGGGTTGCAGCCTTATATTTGCATTCAAATGGACTGCAATGCAAGCTTTCAGGCCTTTGCTGATCTCGTGAAACACAGGAAACAGCATAAAGAATTCCGATCCAAATGTACATTTAAAGGTTGTAACAAGGTTTTCAGTGGATCTTGCTTGTTGTATCACCATGAAGCTCAGCATTACCGGGAAGCAGCCTATTCCTGCAATTTATCTGGCTGTAAGAAATTCTACTTTTCAAAAAGCGAATTTCAAAATCACCTGCAAACACATGGTATAACAAAACTGGAAGATTTTGAGGCCAAATTTCTGAAGAAAGAGAGTGACACCACAGAAGGTCTGGTCGATGATGGTCCTAAACTTGTGACAGCAGAGGAGAAACTTTGTCCCAACAGTTCCACAGAAAATGCAAATGAGAAGTTGAATGAAATTGCAGAAAGATCTTCACAAAGTTGCAGCTATTCTCTGCCCCAAGATATGGTAAAAAGGGAAAACGAAGCACAGTACAGTCCAGGTGGCTCTTATTACCCAGCAGTACAAGGTACTGATATTGCAGATTCAAGTTTTGTCAGTAAGAACCAACCTGGAAATAGCAATCTGCAGAATGTTTATACTGAAAATCTGCTTGTACCCTTAGAAAAGTTGGCATCGTTTAAAGAGCTAAGTGACATTGAGGATATGATGAAAGCGGCTACCCTTCATCCAGAAATTAACAGGAGCCTGGCTAAGCACAAAATCACAACAGGGGCTGGAGGTAACTTGACCACCTTAAATAAGCTTGCTTGTGGGATAGATGGCTGTATTATGATGTATGCCTTGACAAAGGATCTGAAGAAACACATTAAAGTGGCTCATCCAAACTACTACAAGGCTAAGAAACGAATTGATAAACACAGTAGAGAGGCGCTGAAAGGTTCTGCACCGAATCAAGTCAAAGTTAAAACTGAAACAGGGCAACAGGCACCGCTGCAGTCATCATTGCAGGGACAAGAAGGCGAGTCAGTACTGCCTGCAATTGATGAACTTTGTGGAAATAAAAATGTGTTGCTCAAAACTCAGAGAGCCAAGAAGCCCAAGAACAacagaaatgccaagtggcctGCTATTTTTAAGGATAATAAGTTTGTATGCTCTAGGTGCTTCAAGGAGTTTTCGAACCCTAAATCACTTGGTGGCCATCTGGCTCGCAAAATAAAATGCCCGTTACTCGCTGAGAATAGTACAGAGACCACTCCTGTGAAGAGGTATGAAGGCCAGCCTCCAAATGGTGCCGGTTGTGCTCCTGTAGTGCCAACACTGGAAGAACTTGTAAGGGCTCTGCAGAAGCTTCAGTTGGATAAATCTGAAGCATTTAGAAATGATGTGATGGTGTGTGCTTCCACTTTATCATCGCCACCTTCGTCAAAGCCTCCTCCTACATCGATCCCTACCAGCGATGCTTCTGTTTCCACACCTTCAGGTAATGATTCCCAATTGCAGCCACATTCTCATGAGCTCTTCCAAAGTGATTCATCTAAAGAGGACTCTGGAATCATTAAGCCATTCGTCTGTGACCATGAAGGATGTGCCTTTAAGGCAATGACCAAAGATGGCCTCATCAACCATTATGTTAAAACTCACAAGTACTCTAAGGAGAAGGTTCTTCAGTTAAGCAGGTTTCAACTCAGGTTTGCACCATTCAAATGCCACATCTGCCTAAGAACATTTACAAGAAAAACAAATCTTAGAACTCACTATAAACAAATGCATAGGTTCAGTAAAGAGGACATGCAGAAAGGAAAGTTTTCctacattaactgtgtttctgttcCTAGCAATACAAATCCACAGCTGAATGTGCCAAATATCCTAATTAAAACTGAGAATGACAGTCCACACCTGCCTGAAGATAATTTGAGCAGTACTCAGAATGTCACTGAAAGGTTGAGTTTGTCTGAGAATGCTGGGCCTATTAAGACAGAAGAGGGTTGCCTTTACCCAGTGAGTGTTTCCTACCAGGCAAAAAGCTTTAATTTATTTGGGGATGATGAACATGCACACCTTGGCGCAGTGAGTGGAAGTTGGCGCCAAactgggagtgattcagagaataCAATGAATGAGTCCTTCACTACTGAAAGAGAATGTTCTGAATCCACAGAATCTTTAAAATCTGAGGAGATGCGTTTGAACGGCAGCATGGAATCTAGTATGATGCCAGATAGTGCAGACGATTCAGAATCCAAGGAAGAAGGTCGAGGGAGCAGAAGAATTGGTGCTAAAAGTAACTTGTGCTACATCTTGAATAAATACCACAAACCTTATCACTGCATTCATAAGGGCTGTTCTGCGGCTTTCACTGGCCAGCCGAATTTGATACGTCATTACCAGACCGTACATCAGTACAACCGGGAACAAATGTGTTTAGAAGAAGATCAAGGGAATGCCAAGAAAGATAATACCAAAGTGAAGAAAATCTTCAAATGCAAATTTGAAGGTTGCACCAAACGCTTCCAATATCCTAGAGTGCTTCTGAGACACTACAGTGAAATTCACAAGCTTGCAGGTAGTGAAACTGGAAAGTATGCTTGTAATCAGCCAGACTGTCTAGCTTCCTTTAATGTATATAGCAACCTTAGACGGCACCTGCAACAAGCTCATGAGATTAATCTTGAAGTCAAAAGAGAGGCCCCAGGTGACTTACAATTTAAGTGCAGTATAGATGGTTGCAGCCGCACTTACACCATCCGCTCCAGCTACCTGCGCCATGTCCAAAGACAGCACAAAGCCCACTATAAGTCAATATTACTGAGGCCGCGCAAGAACTTTCAGTATGATTATaagcctgacttggaaagatgTGACCACAGCCATCTTATTGATGGGGCCACACGCAGCTCTCCTCCTACGGTTAAACCTGATAAACTATTTGGGCAGGAACATCTCACTGACGAAGACAGCTGTGGCTCAGCACTAATGAGTGAGCCTAATTTGGAACGAATCAATGTAGAGCGTCTTACTGATGAAGGCAGCAGTGATTCTGAATCCGAGGTTGATCCTGATTATGAAAGATACCAGAAACACCTTGGCTCATACAGTCCAGTGCTAAAGCTTGAGTCTAACTGTGAAAGCCACAATAGTGGGGACCTTGAAGGCAAAACATACAGAAAGGCGTCAGAATTGGAGTCTGATTTAGAAAAGGGTGTTACTGAACATCATTCTGATGACACAAATGACTCTGTACCACAAGAAGACGACTCTGAGAGAAATGAATCTTGTATGGCCTTGGATGGTTCCCTTGTGGATGACTCTGAAAAGGATCCAAGAAAATCGGGCAGATGTCGTGATTTCTTGCTGAAGAGTACAGACCATGGATTTGCAATGTGCAAAGTGGAGGTTTTGAGGGATCAGTTTCCATGCATGGTTGATGACTGTCAAACAGTTGTCCTGAGTCGTCGCAGTGTTTTGAGACACTACAAAATACAACACAAAATGACCGCTAAATATATCGAGCAGAACTTGGACGCTCTCCTAGTGTGCAAGAAATACTCTGACCCATCGCACAGTGAAAAATTGGCATCTGATTCACCAAAGCTTCCCAAAAAAGTGATCTCTGAGCAAACCGAGGAAACCCCGGGTTGCAGTGTTCTTAGGCAACAAAATGGAGAAACACCTTTGAAAACGGAGTTTAAAGTTGACCCTGAGCAAATTGGAACAGGACAACAGTTGCATAActgcagtgtgggaaatggaaataATGCTATTTCCGGTAGTGGAAGTGTTCTGTTTCCTGGGAAAACTGTAAGTAGCAATTCTGCCACAGGGATGTCAAATAGAGGTCCAGGCTTCAAAGAAAATGATGCAAATCAAGCTTTTCTACCTAAAAATGGAGGGGTAATCACAAATTTAGCAAAGCAAAGTGTGAGCCAGAATGGTTCACTTTTCCCTAAATtaaagcagcctttgaaaagaaAACCTGAAAtggagggacagtcacagagaacAAATTCCACTTTGACACAGGGCTCACTCTTTGGCACCAAAGATGGCCAACAGAGCCAGAATGGTCAGCAGAAACCATTTGACTTAACCACATACAAACCTATAGGCTTTGAAGCCTCATTTCTGAAGTTTATTCAAGAAAGTGAAGACACTGAGAATGATGTTGATGAAATGTGGCATTGGGAACCACCTAAACGCTGCAAAAAGTATACTTCACAAAAGAGGGAGTCAGCAGTTAACACTGGATCGAAAGAATCAACAATGGAAAACTATAAAGAGTACAGTGCAGACTGTGATAAAAATGACTCTGTGCATAACAGTTTTCCAGCAATTGAGCCTCTAATTTCACCGGGGCCATCTCCATCTTTGGAGAACTTACGAACAATATTGGATAAGGCACTCACAGACTGTGGAGACCTTGCCTTAAAGCAGCTTCACTTCCTTCGCCCAGTAGTTGTCCTTGAAAGGTCTGAGTTTTCCACCCCCCTACTAGAACTGTTTCCAACAAAAAAGAGTGACGAACTCTGTGTGGGAAGTTCATAGAACTATGTGTATCTATTTTgcaaactgaaatcactatacTGTAACCTATATAGAGTGGTGAAAGCAGTGCTGCAGAGAATAAAAAGTGAATACACCTGGAACTTCCGTTTGGGAAACAAAACCTTGGTTTGTTCTGGTTTTTgtgcatgattgtgtgtgtgtatatggaacAAGTATTAGGGTACTTATCGGGGATTAGTAGTTCTTACTAAAAGAACTTGACTTGAATGTGCACGTACTGGTGCTCTTCTGTAATATATTGTACACTACATCTCCTTTATGTATGGGTTTTGAGATAGTACACACTGTCAATTAAATGGCAATTTTTCACAAAAACATTGTACTGATGGATTTGTACTATGTATTGATGCTTTTGGGGAAAAACACGTTGGTCGCCCAATTGATTTCTGGGGATCAATATAGTCTTGACAGTTATCAATAAAGAAAAGATATTTCTTATGCTGCAACAGAGCTTTGGCTACCCAAATTTTAAGTTAAACCTATAGTTTACTCTGAAATTTTATTGCAATGATGTAGAAAATAATCTATAAACTAGAACAAATAGTGTGGCTAACTTTATTTTTTGTAGATTTCCACCTGTTTCACTTTTACAAGACTTTCTACACAAAAGTTGACTCGAATCTGACCCGAAATGGGCTCCAAAGCTTTATTGCTGTAAATGGAATTCTCCCTTTAGCTTACTACTGTGTAGCATTTCTTTTGTTGTGGATTccgttttctttttaaaatggactAAATAGACCAGTGCAGTCAGTATTTTTCTGTGTATTTCAATTAACTTTTCCATCCTAATGATATAGGTCTTGATATATAAGAAAGTGACACCTTGAAGAAAATGTGTGTTGGGGATGGCAAGATAACGGAAGTTATCctgttttaaatgttttgaattaCTGCATTAATCATTCAACATGAAGTTTCCAGTTTGAAATTTCCAGTCTTTATACCAGTTTGGTTTAAGCCTAGATGATTTGGCCAATACATTATATAAACCTTTTAGGAAGGTCTAtcagaaggcattggatgatGTACACTAATTTGAATCAATCCAATGCATAACAAAACAGACTTAAGTGACTTCTGGAAAGTGCTGAATAGGCCTTGGTAATTTATTGGGTAGATAATTAAGTTTGATATTGTGCAAGTTGTATTAGAATGGCCCTTGTTACACTGTAGATTTTACAATGGGACTCTTGAAAAATATTTCAATAGAAACTGATTTTTAATGTACTAAATGGCTATATTAGACTAATCTTGTGGACCCTTGAAGCATAGTAAGACTTATTGAGTCATTTGTTGAATACAAGTTCTTTGCTGTCGGATCACATTGCACTATGATGTTTTGTGATTACAAAGAATTGCAAAATCG
The nucleotide sequence above comes from Carcharodon carcharias isolate sCarCar2 chromosome 19, sCarCar2.pri, whole genome shotgun sequence. Encoded proteins:
- the rlf gene encoding zinc finger protein Rlf isoform X3, translating into MKIDRKFDATLLAKCCAENSEINSKGAFRQIYLTCLCTMGPNEDAAKEIARVDCKEVLDIICNLESDGQDNAAFVLCTTFLTHQLQQESVYCSWELTLFWSKLQRRMDPSLDSFLERCRQLGIIARTVYHIFFLIKVIQSEAEGAGLPISIELCVGALRIQSNENAEMKISICKTIACLMPDDLEVRRACQLTQFLLEPTVDAYREVEKLYKQPDQKYDEENGPIPNSLHCELLLVLKSHWPFDPEFWDWKTLKRHCRGHLGDQAGAISEDELSEDELDGNELFDQMSKIPETMNDGREKDGESLKKKEKVMSERYYRWLQNMFFCVLCKKDYVVARIVHHAKTHIRDGIFSCPVCAKKFKKKEQFTPHVKEHIKKPKREKKQKKKPESAEKSMLPALNVSPPPKQQLPVDEVKGLVKKEVEENDYIIFSGTDSVEEGQGDMSKPEVDETAVSQWTESYPCPGTDCLRSFKYYKNLTAHLKNDHLDNDENVKHFLEMNNRKALCKYCRRHFVSDYHLKAHLKVHSGLQPYICIQMDCNASFQAFADLVKHRKQHKEFRSKCTFKGCNKVFSGSCLLYHHEAQHYREAAYSCNLSGCKKFYFSKSEFQNHLQTHGITKLEDFEAKFLKKESDTTEGLVDDGPKLVTAEEKLCPNSSTENANEKLNEIAERSSQSCSYSLPQDMVKRENEAQYSPGGSYYPAVQGTDIADSSFVSKNQPGNSNLQNVYTENLLVPLEKLASFKELSDIEDMMKAATLHPEINRSLAKHKITTGAGGNLTTLNKLACGIDGCIMMYALTKDLKKHIKVAHPNYYKAKKRIDKHSREALKGSAPNQVKVKTETGQQAPLQSSLQGQEGESVLPAIDELCGNKNVLLKTQRAKKPKNNRNAKWPAIFKDNKFVCSRCFKEFSNPKSLGGHLARKIKCPLLAENSTETTPVKRYEGQPPNGAGCAPVVPTLEELVRALQKLQLDKSEAFRNDVMVCASTLSSPPSSKPPPTSIPTSDASVSTPSGNDSQLQPHSHELFQSDSSKEDSGIIKPFVCDHEGCAFKAMTKDGLINHYVKTHKYSKEKVLQLSRFQLRFAPFKCHICLRTFTRKTNLRTHYKQMHRFSKEDMQKGKFSYINCVSVPSNTNPQLNVPNILIKTENDSPHLPEDNLSSTQNVTERLSLSENAGPIKTEEGCLYPVSVSYQAKSFNLFGDDEHAHLGAVSGSWRQTGSDSENTMNESFTTERECSESTESLKSEEMRLNGSMESSMMPDSADDSESKEEGRGSRRIGAKSNLCYILNKYHKPYHCIHKGCSAAFTGQPNLIRHYQTVHQYNREQMCLEEDQGNAKKDNTKVKKIFKCKFEGCTKRFQYPRVLLRHYSEIHKLAGSETGKYACNQPDCLASFNVYSNLRRHLQQAHEINLEVKREAPGDLQFKCSIDGCSRTYTIRSSYLRHVQRQHKAHYKSILLRPRKNFQYDYKPDLERCDHSHLIDGATRSSPPTVKPDKLFGQEHLTDEDSCGSALMSEPNLERINVERLTDEGSSDSESEVDPDYERYQKHLGSYSPVLKLESNCESHNSGDLEGKTYRKASELESDLEKGVTEHHSDDTNDSVPQEDDSERNESCMALDGSLVDDSEKDPRKSGRCRDFLLKSTDHGFAMCKVEVLRDQFPCMVDDCQTVVLSRRSVLRHYKIQHKMTAKYIEQNLDALLVCKKYSDPSHSEKLASDSPKLPKKVISEQTEETPGCSVLRQQNGETPLKTEFKVDPEQIGTGQQLHNCSVGNGNNAISGSGSVLFPGKTVSSNSATGMSNRGPGFKENDANQAFLPKNGGVITNLAKQSVSQNGSLFPKLKQPLKRKPEMEGQSQRTNSTLTQGSLFGTKDGQQSQNGQQKPFDLTTYKPIGFEASFLKFIQESEDTENDVDEMWHWEPPKRCKKYTSQKRESAVNTGSKESTMENYKEYSADCDKNDSVHNSFPAIEPLISPGPSPSLENLRTILDKALTDCGDLALKQLHFLRPVVVLERSEFSTPLLELFPTKKSDELCVGSS
- the rlf gene encoding zinc finger protein Rlf isoform X2, whose product is MADGESEQAPEPLTERLRRVQAELRRRGLSEESSAQYCQRFCEILVQYGEKCKASEELLPLLEVYRISIQSYTSARPYLTMECAHINFVLNRLAVSCFELLLSLSEKEVPQEVWQRLQQTLQDSHVALLEFGHNELQALVAISREGGAWKNPVLQCILSKQPAETDEVNNYLIQEGPAFLEIRIKHLMKIDRKFDATLLAKCCAENSEINSKGAFRQIYLTCLCTMGPNEDAAKEIARVDCKEVLDIICNLESDGQDNAAFVLCTTFLTHQLQQESVYCSWELTLFWSKLQRRMDPSLDSFLERCRQLGIIARTVYHIFFLIKVIQSEAEGAGLPISIELCVGALRIQSNENAEMKISICKTIACLMPDDLEVRRACQLTQFLLEPTVDAYREVEKLYKQPDQKYDEENGPIPNSLHCELLLVLKSHWPFDPEFWDWKTLKRHCRGHLGDQAGAISEDELSEDELDGNELFDQMSKIPETMNDGREKDGESLKKKEKVMSERYYRWLQNMFFCVLCKKDYVVARIVHHAKTHIRDGIFSCPVCAKKFKKKEQFTPHVKEHIKKPKREKKQKKKPESAEKSMLPALNVSPPPKQQLPVDEVKGLVKKEVEENDYIIFSGTDSVEEGQGDMSKPEVDETAVSQWTESYPCPGTDCLRSFKYYKNLTAHLKNDHLDNDENVKHFLEMNNRKALCKYCRRHFVSDYHLKAHLKVHSGLQPYICIQMDCNASFQAFADLVKHRKQHKEFRSKCTFKGCNKVFSGSCLLYHHEAQHYREAAYSCNLSGCKKFYFSKSEFQNHLQTHGITKLEDFEAKFLKKESDTTEGLVDDGPKLVTAEEKLCPNSSTENANEKLNEIAERSSQSCSYSLPQDMVKRENEAQYSPGGSYYPAVQEKLASFKELSDIEDMMKAATLHPEINRSLAKHKITTGAGGNLTTLNKLACGIDGCIMMYALTKDLKKHIKVAHPNYYKAKKRIDKHSREALKGSAPNQVKVKTETGQQAPLQSSLQGQEGESVLPAIDELCGNKNVLLKTQRAKKPKNNRNAKWPAIFKDNKFVCSRCFKEFSNPKSLGGHLARKIKCPLLAENSTETTPVKRYEGQPPNGAGCAPVVPTLEELVRALQKLQLDKSEAFRNDVMVCASTLSSPPSSKPPPTSIPTSDASVSTPSGNDSQLQPHSHELFQSDSSKEDSGIIKPFVCDHEGCAFKAMTKDGLINHYVKTHKYSKEKVLQLSRFQLRFAPFKCHICLRTFTRKTNLRTHYKQMHRFSKEDMQKGKFSYINCVSVPSNTNPQLNVPNILIKTENDSPHLPEDNLSSTQNVTERLSLSENAGPIKTEEGCLYPVSVSYQAKSFNLFGDDEHAHLGAVSGSWRQTGSDSENTMNESFTTERECSESTESLKSEEMRLNGSMESSMMPDSADDSESKEEGRGSRRIGAKSNLCYILNKYHKPYHCIHKGCSAAFTGQPNLIRHYQTVHQYNREQMCLEEDQGNAKKDNTKVKKIFKCKFEGCTKRFQYPRVLLRHYSEIHKLAGSETGKYACNQPDCLASFNVYSNLRRHLQQAHEINLEVKREAPGDLQFKCSIDGCSRTYTIRSSYLRHVQRQHKAHYKSILLRPRKNFQYDYKPDLERCDHSHLIDGATRSSPPTVKPDKLFGQEHLTDEDSCGSALMSEPNLERINVERLTDEGSSDSESEVDPDYERYQKHLGSYSPVLKLESNCESHNSGDLEGKTYRKASELESDLEKGVTEHHSDDTNDSVPQEDDSERNESCMALDGSLVDDSEKDPRKSGRCRDFLLKSTDHGFAMCKVEVLRDQFPCMVDDCQTVVLSRRSVLRHYKIQHKMTAKYIEQNLDALLVCKKYSDPSHSEKLASDSPKLPKKVISEQTEETPGCSVLRQQNGETPLKTEFKVDPEQIGTGQQLHNCSVGNGNNAISGSGSVLFPGKTVSSNSATGMSNRGPGFKENDANQAFLPKNGGVITNLAKQSVSQNGSLFPKLKQPLKRKPEMEGQSQRTNSTLTQGSLFGTKDGQQSQNGQQKPFDLTTYKPIGFEASFLKFIQESEDTENDVDEMWHWEPPKRCKKYTSQKRESAVNTGSKESTMENYKEYSADCDKNDSVHNSFPAIEPLISPGPSPSLENLRTILDKALTDCGDLALKQLHFLRPVVVLERSEFSTPLLELFPTKKSDELCVGSS
- the rlf gene encoding zinc finger protein Rlf isoform X1, whose product is MADGESEQAPEPLTERLRRVQAELRRRGLSEESSAQYCQRFCEILVQYGEKCKASEELLPLLEVYRISIQSYTSARPYLTMECAHINFVLNRLAVSCFELLLSLSEKEVPQEVWQRLQQTLQDSHVALLEFGHNELQALVAISREGGAWKNPVLQCILSKQPAETDEVNNYLIQEGPAFLEIRIKHLMKIDRKFDATLLAKCCAENSEINSKGAFRQIYLTCLCTMGPNEDAAKEIARVDCKEVLDIICNLESDGQDNAAFVLCTTFLTHQLQQESVYCSWELTLFWSKLQRRMDPSLDSFLERCRQLGIIARTVYHIFFLIKVIQSEAEGAGLPISIELCVGALRIQSNENAEMKISICKTIACLMPDDLEVRRACQLTQFLLEPTVDAYREVEKLYKQPDQKYDEENGPIPNSLHCELLLVLKSHWPFDPEFWDWKTLKRHCRGHLGDQAGAISEDELSEDELDGNELFDQMSKIPETMNDGREKDGESLKKKEKVMSERYYRWLQNMFFCVLCKKDYVVARIVHHAKTHIRDGIFSCPVCAKKFKKKEQFTPHVKEHIKKPKREKKQKKKPESAEKSMLPALNVSPPPKQQLPVDEVKGLVKKEVEENDYIIFSGTDSVEEGQGDMSKPEVDETAVSQWTESYPCPGTDCLRSFKYYKNLTAHLKNDHLDNDENVKHFLEMNNRKALCKYCRRHFVSDYHLKAHLKVHSGLQPYICIQMDCNASFQAFADLVKHRKQHKEFRSKCTFKGCNKVFSGSCLLYHHEAQHYREAAYSCNLSGCKKFYFSKSEFQNHLQTHGITKLEDFEAKFLKKESDTTEGLVDDGPKLVTAEEKLCPNSSTENANEKLNEIAERSSQSCSYSLPQDMVKRENEAQYSPGGSYYPAVQGTDIADSSFVSKNQPGNSNLQNVYTENLLVPLEKLASFKELSDIEDMMKAATLHPEINRSLAKHKITTGAGGNLTTLNKLACGIDGCIMMYALTKDLKKHIKVAHPNYYKAKKRIDKHSREALKGSAPNQVKVKTETGQQAPLQSSLQGQEGESVLPAIDELCGNKNVLLKTQRAKKPKNNRNAKWPAIFKDNKFVCSRCFKEFSNPKSLGGHLARKIKCPLLAENSTETTPVKRYEGQPPNGAGCAPVVPTLEELVRALQKLQLDKSEAFRNDVMVCASTLSSPPSSKPPPTSIPTSDASVSTPSGNDSQLQPHSHELFQSDSSKEDSGIIKPFVCDHEGCAFKAMTKDGLINHYVKTHKYSKEKVLQLSRFQLRFAPFKCHICLRTFTRKTNLRTHYKQMHRFSKEDMQKGKFSYINCVSVPSNTNPQLNVPNILIKTENDSPHLPEDNLSSTQNVTERLSLSENAGPIKTEEGCLYPVSVSYQAKSFNLFGDDEHAHLGAVSGSWRQTGSDSENTMNESFTTERECSESTESLKSEEMRLNGSMESSMMPDSADDSESKEEGRGSRRIGAKSNLCYILNKYHKPYHCIHKGCSAAFTGQPNLIRHYQTVHQYNREQMCLEEDQGNAKKDNTKVKKIFKCKFEGCTKRFQYPRVLLRHYSEIHKLAGSETGKYACNQPDCLASFNVYSNLRRHLQQAHEINLEVKREAPGDLQFKCSIDGCSRTYTIRSSYLRHVQRQHKAHYKSILLRPRKNFQYDYKPDLERCDHSHLIDGATRSSPPTVKPDKLFGQEHLTDEDSCGSALMSEPNLERINVERLTDEGSSDSESEVDPDYERYQKHLGSYSPVLKLESNCESHNSGDLEGKTYRKASELESDLEKGVTEHHSDDTNDSVPQEDDSERNESCMALDGSLVDDSEKDPRKSGRCRDFLLKSTDHGFAMCKVEVLRDQFPCMVDDCQTVVLSRRSVLRHYKIQHKMTAKYIEQNLDALLVCKKYSDPSHSEKLASDSPKLPKKVISEQTEETPGCSVLRQQNGETPLKTEFKVDPEQIGTGQQLHNCSVGNGNNAISGSGSVLFPGKTVSSNSATGMSNRGPGFKENDANQAFLPKNGGVITNLAKQSVSQNGSLFPKLKQPLKRKPEMEGQSQRTNSTLTQGSLFGTKDGQQSQNGQQKPFDLTTYKPIGFEASFLKFIQESEDTENDVDEMWHWEPPKRCKKYTSQKRESAVNTGSKESTMENYKEYSADCDKNDSVHNSFPAIEPLISPGPSPSLENLRTILDKALTDCGDLALKQLHFLRPVVVLERSEFSTPLLELFPTKKSDELCVGSS